In a single window of the Notamacropus eugenii isolate mMacEug1 chromosome 4, mMacEug1.pri_v2, whole genome shotgun sequence genome:
- the UNC119B gene encoding protein unc-119 homolog B: MSGSNPKAAAAAAAGPGPGALGGTKDEKKKPGGGVLNRLKARRQPPSAAHHHPADGGGGSGSGRPEARRVPPVTEQELLALETIRPEHVLRLSRVTENYLCKPEDNIYSIDFTRFKIRDLETGTVLFEIAKPSASDQEEEEEEEGGEIDTSAGRFVRYQFTPAFLRLRTVGATVEFTVGDKPVSNFRMIERHYFRERLLKNFDFDFGFCIPSSRNTCEHIYEFPQLSEDVIRLMVEHPYETRSDSFYFVDDKLIMHNKADYAYNGGQ, from the exons ATGAGCGGTTCGAACCCtaaggcggcggcggcggcggcggcggggccgGGGCCCGGCGCTCTGGGGGGGACCAAGGACGAGAAGAAGAAGCCAGGCGGCGGCGTCCTGAACCGCCTCAAGGCCCGGCGCCAGCCGCCGTCCGCCGCCCATCACCACCCCGCggacggcggcggcggcagcggctcGGGGAGGCCCGAGGCCCGCCGGGTCCCGCCGGTCACCGAGCAGGAGCTGCTGGCCCTGGAGACCATCCGGCCGGAGCACGTCCTGCGCCTCAGCCGCGTCACGGAGA ATTATCTTTGCAAACCTGAGGACAACATCTACAGTATTGATTTTACCCGATTTAAAATTCGTGATCTGGAAACAGGGACGGTGCTCTTTGAGATTGCCAAACCTTCTGCttcag accaagaggaggaggaggaggaggaaggcggAGAGATAGACACCAGTGCAGGACGTTTTGTTCGGTATCAGTTCACGCCCGCATTTCTCCGACTCCGAACGGTTGGTGCTAC GGTGGAGTTCACTGTAGGAGACAAACCAGTGTCCAACTTCCGAATGATTGAACGGCACTATTTCCGGGAGCGTTTGCTGAAAAACTTTGACTTTGATTTTGGCTTCTGCATCCCCAGTAGCAGGAACACATGTGAACATATCTATGAGTTTCCTCAGCTCTCCGAGGATGTCA TTCGCCTCATGGTGGAGCACCCTTACGAGACTCGATCGGACAGCTTCTATTTTGTGGACGACAAGCTGATCATGCACAACAAGGCCGACTATGCCTACAATGGGGGGCAGTAG